One segment of Leptospira kirschneri serovar Cynopteri str. 3522 CT DNA contains the following:
- a CDS encoding M4 family metalopeptidase thermolysin — MIPILFLNSCKEGQESGIQSWLGILNSVKWDDKAISERSYSSNGSITYATFNSDLVPYNRSQGSEVLKTYLQLPLNAQASFIRSNRIGTYDHDRFQQKYKGITVEDGIYTVVSKENTIESMLGEFYSVPESLNASPNLSEGEALSKALKDIGAKKYLWESPEREAALKLKKDDSKATYFPKGELLIYQHSASKSNFKKEFRLAYKFKISAVEPTTSRHVYVDSHSGEILANKDVRRYEIGGGTPIPTTPQTPPDTHYGICFPDKTPCIRQGTASTRFSGLQSIITWFTEAENYFELKDYSRGKGIVTYSWEFVPDGEDSWKNVIVPLVDSNNFWASWEYHDDYNHDAVLDAHWGIEKTYDYFKSVHNRLSYDREDSKVVNNVHYFDLFFPNNAAWDSATEEIYYMYCPHGSSICKSWGTNLPALLDPRFEDFTSLDVASHEFGHGVNQYTAGFNFDPEPSALNEGFSDIWNFGVNHFVNKTQGMQKNVWLMGDETAPGRGFRSAENPNSTTVLTPGPDTYHGDLWDEGEEAHTNSLVLSHWFYILSNGKQGSNDNSCSYNASGLTIEKAEKIAYLAINYLTPTSGYKAARTAAIAAAKILHGKFSSEVKSTIEAWDAVGVPAETNSRGGGSEGAIKPKHYITRVKLSDMERYSGNNCGYKDNSYLHPTVVKGLTYNMTLSSEGVTDGFPTRTHRWRVWIDFNRNGTFESSEMVVQDSSASYGETIQNSFVIPTNALTGDTKMRVSMKAARDFVETYPYSDEVFVEGEVEDYKITITSFHL; from the coding sequence ATGATACCGATTTTATTTTTGAATTCTTGTAAGGAAGGACAAGAATCTGGGATTCAATCGTGGTTGGGAATTTTAAATTCCGTGAAGTGGGATGACAAGGCGATCTCAGAAAGATCATATTCTTCTAATGGATCGATAACGTATGCGACGTTCAATTCGGATCTTGTTCCCTATAATCGTAGTCAAGGTTCCGAAGTTTTGAAAACGTATTTGCAATTACCTTTAAATGCGCAGGCGTCTTTTATTCGTTCGAATCGTATTGGAACTTACGATCATGATCGATTTCAACAAAAGTACAAAGGGATTACAGTAGAAGATGGAATTTATACCGTAGTCTCGAAAGAGAATACAATCGAATCAATGTTGGGAGAATTTTATTCTGTTCCTGAAAGTTTGAACGCATCTCCCAACTTGTCGGAAGGGGAAGCTCTTTCTAAAGCGTTGAAAGATATTGGAGCAAAGAAGTATCTTTGGGAATCGCCTGAGAGAGAAGCAGCGTTGAAGCTTAAAAAAGATGATTCGAAAGCGACTTATTTTCCTAAAGGTGAGCTTTTGATTTATCAACATTCTGCTTCCAAATCTAATTTTAAAAAAGAATTTCGTTTGGCGTATAAGTTTAAGATTAGTGCCGTCGAGCCTACTACTTCGAGACATGTCTATGTGGATTCTCATTCGGGTGAAATTTTAGCAAATAAGGACGTTCGAAGATATGAAATCGGTGGTGGAACTCCGATTCCAACAACTCCACAAACTCCCCCAGATACACATTATGGAATTTGTTTTCCTGATAAAACGCCTTGCATCAGACAAGGAACTGCGTCGACCCGATTTAGTGGTTTACAGTCGATTATAACTTGGTTTACGGAAGCTGAGAATTATTTCGAACTGAAAGATTATTCCAGAGGCAAGGGGATCGTTACTTATTCTTGGGAATTTGTACCGGACGGAGAGGACTCATGGAAAAATGTAATTGTTCCGCTCGTTGATTCCAATAATTTTTGGGCGAGCTGGGAATATCACGACGATTACAATCATGATGCCGTATTAGATGCACACTGGGGAATCGAAAAAACCTACGACTATTTTAAATCTGTTCACAACCGGTTAAGTTATGACAGAGAGGATAGTAAGGTGGTGAATAACGTACATTACTTCGATTTATTTTTCCCCAATAATGCAGCCTGGGATTCCGCTACGGAAGAAATCTACTATATGTATTGCCCTCATGGTAGCAGTATATGTAAATCTTGGGGCACTAATTTACCTGCGCTTTTGGATCCAAGATTCGAGGATTTTACTTCTTTGGATGTGGCTTCTCATGAATTTGGACATGGTGTAAATCAGTACACTGCGGGTTTCAATTTTGATCCGGAACCGAGTGCTTTAAATGAAGGATTCAGCGATATTTGGAATTTCGGAGTGAATCATTTTGTAAATAAAACTCAAGGAATGCAAAAAAATGTATGGTTAATGGGGGATGAAACCGCTCCGGGAAGGGGGTTTCGTTCTGCCGAAAATCCGAATTCGACCACGGTTCTGACTCCGGGACCGGATACTTATCATGGAGATCTTTGGGATGAGGGTGAGGAAGCTCACACGAATAGTCTAGTTCTCAGTCATTGGTTTTATATCCTTTCCAATGGAAAACAAGGAAGTAATGATAATTCGTGTTCCTATAACGCATCCGGATTGACCATTGAAAAAGCGGAGAAAATTGCCTATTTGGCCATTAACTATCTCACTCCTACATCTGGATATAAGGCGGCTAGAACCGCTGCAATCGCTGCAGCAAAAATTTTGCACGGAAAATTTTCATCAGAAGTAAAAAGCACGATCGAAGCTTGGGATGCAGTAGGAGTTCCCGCAGAGACGAATTCTCGAGGAGGAGGTTCAGAAGGAGCGATCAAACCGAAACATTATATCACTCGTGTAAAACTTTCGGATATGGAAAGGTATTCGGGAAATAATTGCGGATATAAGGATAACTCTTATTTGCATCCTACAGTAGTGAAAGGACTTACTTACAATATGACGTTGTCCAGCGAGGGGGTTACAGATGGTTTTCCTACTAGAACACATCGGTGGAGAGTGTGGATCGATTTTAATCGAAATGGTACTTTTGAATCTTCAGAAATGGTAGTTCAGGATTCCAGCGCTTCCTATGGCGAAACGATTCAAAATTCGTTCGTAATTCCAACAAACGCTCTAACGGGAGACACGAAAATGAGAGTTTCTATGAAAGCTGCTCGTGACTTTGTAGAAACTTATCCGTATTCGGATGAAGTTTTCGTTGAAGGGGAAGTGGAAGACTATAAGATTACTATAACTAGTTTCCATCTTTAA
- a CDS encoding DUF2779 domain-containing protein — MKTEYILPNKGIPGTFEIVVLKASSSFKKQHIPEIAFQKFVAEESGFPISKCSLLFVNSKFQFVDEIHIDSFFVYKDVTNEVFLKEKETKEYAYSLFDLVSRKNLPPRFASNLCSHPRDCSYPEICLTRKIPGDIFTLREGKAESLKFYKQGILYLKDIQETESLTARQKTQVQTMQTGKPFINQKVFNELFEKIRYPIHFLDFESINPPIPVYPKTYPFQHIPFLFSLHVVRKDLFQEPESFHYIDDRIIDPRKGILEKLQEWISPEGSIICFNDKFEKRCLDESAAIFPEYKDWLKSIQDNFLDLATPFWGYEYYHPNQKGSTSLKTILPIITGKNYKNLEIQSGQIANSEFLRVKTESMSESQKKEIEKNLIEYCKLDTYAMILILRKIWEWIETI, encoded by the coding sequence ATGAAAACGGAATATATCCTTCCGAACAAAGGAATACCCGGAACTTTTGAAATTGTAGTCCTCAAAGCCTCGAGTTCATTCAAAAAACAACATATTCCGGAAATTGCATTTCAAAAATTCGTAGCGGAGGAATCCGGCTTTCCGATCTCTAAATGTTCTCTTCTTTTTGTAAATTCCAAATTTCAATTCGTGGACGAGATCCATATCGATTCCTTTTTCGTTTATAAAGATGTTACAAACGAAGTTTTTCTTAAAGAAAAAGAAACGAAAGAATACGCTTATTCTTTATTTGATCTTGTTTCGAGAAAAAATCTTCCTCCTCGTTTCGCGAGTAATCTATGTTCTCACCCTAGAGATTGTTCGTATCCGGAAATTTGTCTGACGCGGAAAATTCCGGGAGACATTTTCACACTTCGGGAAGGAAAGGCAGAGTCCTTAAAATTTTACAAACAAGGAATCCTTTATCTAAAAGACATTCAAGAAACTGAAAGTTTAACCGCCCGTCAGAAAACCCAGGTTCAAACGATGCAGACTGGAAAGCCGTTCATAAATCAAAAAGTTTTTAATGAACTTTTCGAAAAAATACGTTATCCAATCCATTTTTTAGATTTCGAATCGATTAATCCTCCAATTCCGGTTTATCCTAAAACGTATCCGTTTCAACACATTCCTTTTTTATTTTCGTTACACGTAGTTCGTAAGGACCTCTTCCAAGAACCGGAAAGTTTTCATTACATAGACGACAGAATTATAGATCCAAGAAAAGGAATATTAGAAAAATTGCAAGAATGGATTTCACCAGAAGGATCCATTATTTGTTTTAATGATAAGTTTGAAAAAAGATGTTTAGACGAATCGGCAGCGATTTTTCCAGAATATAAGGATTGGCTTAAGTCGATCCAAGATAATTTTCTCGATTTGGCTACGCCGTTTTGGGGATATGAATACTATCATCCGAATCAAAAAGGAAGCACCTCTTTAAAAACAATTCTTCCAATCATCACGGGTAAAAATTACAAAAATTTAGAAATTCAATCCGGTCAAATAGCAAACTCTGAATTTTTAAGAGTCAAAACGGAATCTATGTCCGAAAGCCAAAAAAAAGAAATAGAAAAAAATCTAATCGAATACTGTAAATTAGATACGTATGCTATGATTTTAATTCTCCGTAAAATTTGGGAATGGATCGAAACAATATAG
- a CDS encoding ACP S-malonyltransferase: protein MAIANFLNQVKASGGKLFLQFGGQGSPFLKEISKLYESEPSLKEFFDTSFKAIAEEVPKLDKKIIYGGYDFESWVKNPDSAPDENYLCSAPVSIVGIFLAQMGNYVAFTNKGFPVSELISNSIGATGHSQGVISSALTALGKEGSDFYSAFSKFLKFVLYIGYRAQELVGAYNPSEALLKANEEVGDKQPAPMVAVIGYSQKELEDRVKKTNDSLGLSGSKAIYVSLYNTPDSNIVSGNPETLLEFRKQFKSEMDEKKVKFVYLRTTAPFHSPHMEDTNKTIPSDMERIGFDFKGSDLKIPVYSIFDGRNMQSDSELGIPLFREMLIKTLYWDKAVKPFVTATNVTGIDFGPSVVSQKLTQANMGTSENKIYAVSSPKDIKVLLA from the coding sequence ATGGCAATCGCAAATTTTTTGAATCAAGTCAAAGCAAGCGGAGGTAAACTCTTTTTGCAATTTGGAGGACAAGGTTCTCCCTTTTTAAAAGAAATCTCTAAACTTTACGAATCCGAACCTTCTCTTAAAGAATTCTTTGATACCTCTTTTAAAGCTATCGCAGAAGAAGTTCCTAAACTCGATAAAAAAATCATCTACGGCGGTTACGATTTTGAAAGTTGGGTTAAAAATCCAGATTCTGCACCGGATGAGAACTATCTCTGTAGTGCTCCGGTTTCTATCGTAGGAATTTTTCTGGCTCAAATGGGGAATTACGTAGCGTTCACAAACAAAGGTTTTCCAGTTTCCGAATTGATTTCTAATTCGATCGGAGCCACCGGACATAGCCAAGGAGTGATCTCTTCCGCGTTAACCGCGCTTGGTAAGGAAGGTTCGGATTTTTATTCTGCATTTTCCAAATTCTTAAAGTTCGTTTTGTATATCGGTTATAGAGCGCAAGAACTCGTAGGCGCTTACAATCCTTCCGAAGCACTTCTCAAAGCAAATGAAGAAGTAGGCGATAAACAACCTGCTCCTATGGTTGCAGTGATCGGTTACTCTCAAAAAGAACTGGAAGACAGAGTCAAAAAAACGAACGATTCTTTGGGTTTAAGTGGAAGTAAAGCGATCTATGTGAGTCTTTATAATACTCCCGATTCCAATATCGTTTCCGGAAACCCAGAAACTCTATTAGAATTTCGTAAACAATTTAAATCAGAAATGGACGAAAAAAAAGTGAAGTTCGTTTATCTGAGAACTACCGCCCCTTTTCATTCTCCTCATATGGAAGATACAAACAAAACAATTCCGTCGGATATGGAAAGAATCGGTTTTGATTTTAAAGGTTCCGATTTGAAAATTCCAGTTTATTCTATTTTTGACGGAAGAAACATGCAATCTGATTCTGAACTTGGGATTCCACTTTTTAGAGAGATGTTGATTAAAACACTTTATTGGGATAAGGCGGTTAAACCTTTTGTTACCGCAACAAACGTTACCGGTATCGATTTCGGACCGAGTGTGGTAAGTCAGAAACTGACTCAGGCGAATATGGGAACTTCTGAGAATAAAATCTATGCCGTTTCCAGTCCCAAGGACATCAAGGTTCTATTGGCCTGA
- a CDS encoding ABC transporter ATP-binding protein — MIKVKNLSKFYGKKLAIDRLNFELGEGEIVGLLGLNGAGKTTTIRILTGYLIASDGICEIDGINTFENPLEVKKKIGYLPETPPLYPELSVQDYLKFAARIKQVSSELIDSEIDRVCERTFLTDVRKNDIETLSLGYRKRVGIAQALLGNPRIVILDEPVSGLDPKQIVEIRNLIHSLKDGHTILLSSHILPEVYKTCNRFLFLHQGRMVYQRDRKQLEEEMEKVSGLEVTLSGADSESGKKYLSSFPGVNSDKIQSIGEDSRGNTFLVSTSTEREFKEKLFASASSSPRLEYIRKQEVTLEQIFMNQV; from the coding sequence ATGATCAAAGTTAAAAACCTATCTAAATTCTATGGCAAAAAACTGGCTATAGACCGTCTGAATTTTGAGTTGGGAGAAGGAGAAATCGTAGGCCTTCTCGGTTTGAACGGAGCCGGAAAAACGACTACGATCCGAATTCTCACCGGATATTTGATCGCGTCTGACGGGATCTGCGAGATCGATGGAATCAACACGTTTGAGAATCCACTCGAAGTAAAAAAGAAAATCGGTTATTTGCCCGAAACCCCTCCTCTTTATCCTGAACTTTCGGTTCAAGATTATCTAAAGTTTGCTGCGAGAATCAAACAAGTTTCTTCCGAATTAATCGATTCCGAGATTGATAGAGTTTGTGAAAGAACTTTTCTAACCGATGTTCGTAAGAATGACATTGAAACTCTTTCACTCGGATATCGAAAAAGAGTAGGAATCGCACAAGCCTTACTCGGAAATCCTAGAATCGTTATTTTAGACGAACCTGTTTCCGGACTGGATCCAAAACAGATTGTTGAAATTAGAAATTTAATTCATTCTTTGAAGGACGGACATACGATTTTACTTTCGAGTCATATCCTTCCCGAAGTTTATAAAACCTGCAACCGTTTCCTGTTTTTGCACCAAGGTAGAATGGTATATCAAAGAGATAGAAAACAACTCGAAGAAGAGATGGAAAAAGTTTCGGGTCTTGAAGTGACTCTTTCGGGAGCGGATTCGGAATCTGGTAAGAAATATCTTTCATCTTTTCCAGGAGTGAACTCGGATAAAATTCAATCCATCGGAGAAGATTCTAGAGGAAACACGTTTTTAGTTTCCACTTCTACTGAAAGGGAGTTTAAGGAAAAACTTTTTGCATCCGCTTCTTCTTCTCCTCGTTTGGAATACATTCGTAAACAAGAAGTCACCTTAGAACAGATTTTTATGAATCAGGTTTAA
- a CDS encoding ABC transporter permease encodes MFQNIKWIFFKEVKVFFGTFMAPLVFGGTAFLNSLFVLILNFNSGTNYVDTTVITFLSFMSTIIISMLILAMGSITEERNRGTLEFLFTAPITDLEIVAGKFAFGTLICFLISVFVNGLFPIFLYSFWKAPLYIVVSGTIGVFLLGIFSFAVGLFGSSLGKNQMISLLISIVIILTLWVSGYFSYLFDSVTRKILYHLHIFSHFIAFCKGVLPLNGIVFFVSGALFFLYLTVKVLESRRWRG; translated from the coding sequence ATGTTTCAAAATATTAAATGGATTTTTTTCAAAGAAGTAAAAGTATTTTTCGGAACCTTTATGGCTCCTTTGGTTTTCGGCGGAACCGCCTTTTTAAATTCGCTTTTCGTATTAATTTTAAATTTTAATTCGGGTACGAACTACGTCGATACAACGGTCATTACCTTTCTTTCCTTTATGTCGACGATTATCATTTCAATGTTGATACTTGCAATGGGAAGTATCACGGAAGAAAGAAACCGAGGCACACTTGAGTTTCTTTTTACGGCTCCGATTACCGATTTGGAAATTGTGGCGGGTAAGTTCGCGTTCGGGACTTTGATCTGTTTTTTAATTTCCGTTTTTGTAAACGGATTGTTTCCGATTTTTCTTTATTCTTTTTGGAAGGCTCCACTTTATATCGTTGTATCGGGAACAATAGGAGTTTTTCTTTTGGGGATTTTTTCTTTTGCAGTTGGACTTTTTGGAAGTAGCCTCGGTAAAAATCAAATGATCTCTTTATTGATTTCTATCGTGATCATTTTAACCCTCTGGGTTTCGGGATATTTTTCGTATCTATTCGATTCGGTGACTAGAAAAATTCTTTATCACCTTCATATATTTTCACATTTTATCGCGTTTTGTAAAGGAGTTCTACCTTTGAATGGAATCGTATTCTTTGTAAGCGGTGCGTTATTCTTTCTTTATCTAACCGTAAAAGTTTTAGAATCTAGGAGATGGAGAGGATGA
- a CDS encoding Gldg family protein gives MKTVLLRIFPWVSLASLFLYFPVRDSIQLPSGRWLWLGFVLAVLILEPAYRWFQKKNIQEEWNSYIAAGLGLVAFGIYHLRVFLEELALKSNSIGSGNERLREILLVLLIFSLIGFLILTLLKELGKDSAGAQSVLKTSKQALVRYFIMNLAIVFVVLVIVNYISVMRNHNFDLSSKGQYSFSPTAIKILKNVNKEVDVVAFYPRPLENSPSSEKANSFSLRRIRPDLEIYLDQLKSLSPQFKVRFINADVELDELSEFGQVSNGVILLRTKKLLAEVTGKQYAEQRLSIREKNDLEDLERKIVQAVVNITTEEKNIYFTQSNGERFSPIFQNLPNEKVGILSNSLSFLNFKVKGLGIAEGWPSRIPEDADVLIIAGPTVAFSKEAQSSLTDFIEKKKGKVFITVDPKGTENFGWLLEKSGYEFVRGPLSQVQGQAGMVLAKSFRKHPIEEALTRKDTGAMFPFAGYFVSQTDQGPDGKNLEAYPLMESGGDAILDKNNNGKLDAGEERRNVILGMVLKTVLKVQKEPAEANPKAGESKLDPQKDLSSTGLNSEQETISQNSEIQKDTSQNTNVDSKEEGRVVIFSGTSWITDQFISYGVNYELATSSITWMYQDLSLSSIQPKKEEVNTVSLTDVQKRVVWILGMFIFPGLIAFVSSAMLIQKRRKEGQES, from the coding sequence ATGAAAACCGTATTGTTAAGAATTTTTCCTTGGGTTTCACTCGCTTCTTTATTTCTCTATTTTCCGGTTAGGGACAGCATACAATTACCCTCTGGTCGTTGGCTTTGGTTGGGTTTTGTGTTGGCGGTTTTAATATTAGAACCGGCCTATAGATGGTTTCAGAAAAAGAACATTCAAGAAGAATGGAATTCTTATATAGCCGCGGGTTTGGGGCTTGTGGCCTTCGGAATTTATCACCTTAGAGTATTTTTAGAAGAGCTTGCGCTGAAGTCCAATTCGATCGGATCCGGAAACGAAAGACTCCGAGAAATTCTTTTAGTACTTTTAATATTTTCTCTGATAGGATTTTTAATTCTGACTTTGTTAAAGGAGTTAGGGAAAGATTCCGCTGGTGCGCAGAGCGTTTTAAAAACCTCAAAACAAGCGTTGGTCAGATATTTTATCATGAACTTGGCGATCGTTTTCGTAGTTCTTGTAATTGTAAATTACATTTCTGTAATGCGCAATCACAACTTCGATCTGAGTTCTAAAGGACAGTATTCCTTTAGTCCAACCGCGATTAAAATTCTAAAGAACGTAAATAAAGAAGTGGATGTAGTCGCTTTTTATCCAAGACCTTTGGAAAATTCCCCCTCAAGTGAAAAAGCAAATTCTTTTTCTTTAAGAAGAATTCGGCCCGATTTAGAGATCTATTTGGATCAACTGAAGTCTTTGAGCCCTCAGTTTAAGGTTCGTTTTATCAATGCAGACGTAGAGTTGGACGAGCTCTCTGAATTTGGTCAGGTTTCTAATGGAGTCATTTTACTAAGAACCAAAAAACTTTTGGCGGAGGTGACCGGAAAACAATACGCGGAACAAAGGCTTTCCATCCGAGAGAAAAATGATCTGGAGGATTTAGAACGTAAGATTGTACAAGCGGTAGTCAATATAACGACCGAAGAGAAAAATATTTATTTTACCCAATCGAACGGAGAAAGATTTTCACCTATCTTTCAAAATCTTCCAAATGAAAAAGTCGGAATTTTATCTAACTCTTTGAGTTTTTTAAACTTTAAAGTAAAAGGGCTTGGAATTGCAGAAGGTTGGCCGTCTAGGATTCCGGAGGATGCGGACGTTCTGATAATTGCCGGACCTACGGTTGCTTTTTCGAAAGAGGCTCAGAGTTCTCTCACCGATTTTATAGAAAAGAAAAAGGGAAAAGTTTTTATCACGGTTGATCCAAAAGGAACTGAAAACTTTGGATGGCTTTTGGAAAAATCTGGATATGAGTTTGTAAGAGGCCCGCTTTCTCAAGTACAGGGACAAGCGGGGATGGTACTTGCAAAGTCTTTTAGAAAACATCCGATTGAAGAGGCGTTAACTAGAAAAGACACGGGCGCCATGTTTCCGTTTGCAGGTTATTTTGTTTCGCAGACAGATCAAGGGCCGGACGGAAAAAATCTGGAAGCGTATCCTTTGATGGAATCCGGAGGAGACGCTATATTAGATAAAAATAATAATGGAAAGTTAGACGCAGGAGAGGAAAGAAGAAACGTAATTTTAGGGATGGTTTTAAAAACGGTTTTGAAGGTTCAAAAAGAACCGGCCGAGGCAAATCCAAAAGCGGGCGAATCTAAACTAGATCCACAAAAAGATTTGAGTTCTACAGGGTTAAACTCCGAGCAAGAAACTATTTCTCAAAACTCCGAAATCCAAAAAGATACTTCTCAAAATACGAATGTAGATTCAAAGGAGGAAGGAAGGGTAGTGATCTTTTCGGGTACTTCTTGGATCACAGATCAATTCATTTCTTACGGAGTGAATTATGAACTTGCAACTTCTTCGATCACTTGGATGTACCAAGATCTTTCTCTGTCTTCCATTCAACCGAAAAAAGAGGAAGTAAACACGGTTTCTTTGACGGATGTTCAAAAACGAGTCGTTTGGATTTTAGGGATGTTTATTTTTCCGGGATTGATCGCGTTTGTTTCCTCGGCGATGCTCATTCAAAAACGTAGAAAAGAAGGGCAAGAATCTTGA
- a CDS encoding DUF4340 domain-containing protein, producing MKRWLFLIFALVALVLSFFFLEEKKEERSEVSFWEIDIDEIEYQPPTNSWNGDDVSMFYKSPIFLKKRKGISESGNFLTVESKDLETGDTIIFEGGYNSENIFRELSVLKVKGMEPVQGEKISTSLQLNDNSPKIFLKSSGKTLKTIWIGKKKTGDSTRIIKEGNEILIIQANTADRFTRGIGEFRQKQLINLKDESVVETIWEEEGKTIRLDNHPFKEKTIKKNFWRRLSGKLITLEQTLGDSWNNQVVGQLVELYPDDPNGAGYAVAKRLTEVPAEVSLKIRVSNGDWITLRYYPKTNINSIEYRPAIRIVNGKFSEPPFYIREDSFLRLKEVVGNLEKAEQKKEPVNQNNQNKNGLPKKLNPQK from the coding sequence TTGAAACGTTGGCTTTTTTTAATTTTTGCGTTAGTCGCTCTTGTGCTCAGTTTTTTCTTTTTAGAGGAAAAAAAAGAAGAACGTTCAGAGGTTTCTTTTTGGGAAATCGACATAGATGAAATTGAATATCAACCGCCTACGAATTCTTGGAATGGAGACGATGTTTCCATGTTTTATAAGTCTCCTATTTTTCTTAAAAAAAGAAAAGGAATCAGTGAAAGCGGCAACTTTCTTACGGTCGAATCCAAGGATTTAGAAACTGGAGATACAATTATATTTGAAGGCGGTTATAATTCTGAAAATATTTTCAGAGAACTTTCGGTTTTGAAAGTAAAGGGAATGGAACCGGTTCAAGGAGAGAAAATTTCCACCTCACTCCAATTAAACGACAATTCCCCGAAGATTTTTTTAAAGTCTTCCGGTAAGACTCTGAAAACAATTTGGATCGGAAAAAAGAAAACCGGAGATTCCACTAGAATCATAAAAGAAGGAAACGAAATTTTAATCATTCAAGCAAATACTGCAGATCGTTTTACAAGAGGAATCGGAGAATTTAGACAAAAACAACTCATCAATTTAAAAGACGAATCAGTTGTTGAAACGATTTGGGAAGAAGAAGGAAAAACCATTCGTCTGGATAATCATCCGTTTAAGGAAAAGACGATAAAGAAAAATTTTTGGAGAAGACTTTCCGGTAAACTCATAACGTTAGAACAAACTTTGGGAGATTCTTGGAACAACCAGGTTGTAGGTCAACTCGTGGAATTGTATCCAGATGATCCGAATGGAGCCGGTTATGCGGTAGCTAAACGTTTGACTGAAGTTCCGGCGGAAGTTTCGCTTAAAATTCGAGTCTCCAATGGGGATTGGATTACGTTACGTTACTATCCAAAAACGAATATCAATTCAATCGAATATAGACCTGCGATTCGAATCGTAAATGGTAAATTTTCAGAACCTCCTTTTTATATTCGAGAAGATAGTTTCTTGCGATTAAAAGAAGTTGTGGGGAATTTGGAAAAAGCGGAACAGAAAAAAGAACCCGTAAATCAGAACAATCAAAACAAAAACGGGCTTCCTAAAAAATTGAATCCCCAAAAATGA
- a CDS encoding UDP-N-acetylmuramate--L-alanine ligase — protein sequence MKIYLIGIGGIAMGNLAYMLQKSGYEVSGSDAGIYPPMSDKLKEWGIRYFEGFKTENLKGQDLVVVGNAISRGNPEVEEMLNSGMDYISMPAAIGKFFLKGKKVIVVAGTHGKTTTTFLIHHILKENGVEPGLFVGGIRKDGLPGFELGNGSYFVIEGDEYDTAFFDKSSKFLHYKPTYAVLNALDFDHADIFPDITAIETMFKRLINLVPGNGKIFYWSGSGSLKKLVQHVSFTKVEGFEWNRKDSFLTWKKHELFWGDQKLNPSLFGDHNYRNMEVAIRVCSEILKIQNPSGYKEGIAKAIDSFPGVKRRQDILFQSPNSIVMEDFAHHPVAVHETIHAVKKRFHGYKIISLFEPRSATSHRNVFQKEYSYSFIGSDLTILTEIHNLKKVSKDIRLDVKKLVQKLLKNSKTIPVYAKDPKELLVKLEKMISQFTGQKILILAMSNGSFGGIYPGLVELARKHV from the coding sequence TTGAAGATTTATTTAATCGGAATTGGTGGTATTGCGATGGGTAACCTCGCTTATATGCTTCAAAAAAGCGGGTACGAGGTTTCTGGTTCGGATGCGGGAATTTATCCTCCTATGTCGGATAAGTTGAAAGAATGGGGAATCCGGTATTTTGAAGGTTTTAAAACGGAGAATCTCAAAGGTCAGGATCTGGTCGTAGTAGGAAACGCGATTTCAAGAGGAAATCCGGAAGTAGAAGAGATGCTCAATTCAGGAATGGATTATATTTCCATGCCTGCAGCAATTGGAAAGTTTTTTCTCAAAGGAAAAAAAGTAATCGTAGTCGCTGGAACCCACGGCAAGACCACGACTACATTCTTAATTCATCATATACTAAAAGAGAATGGGGTCGAGCCGGGGTTGTTTGTGGGAGGAATTCGAAAAGATGGTCTACCCGGATTTGAATTGGGAAACGGGTCTTATTTTGTGATAGAAGGAGATGAATACGACACTGCGTTTTTTGATAAGTCTTCTAAGTTTTTACATTATAAACCCACCTATGCAGTGTTAAACGCATTAGATTTTGATCATGCAGATATTTTTCCGGATATTACGGCGATCGAAACCATGTTCAAACGTCTGATAAATTTAGTTCCTGGAAACGGAAAAATTTTTTATTGGAGTGGTTCCGGTTCTCTTAAAAAATTAGTTCAACACGTTTCGTTTACAAAGGTAGAAGGATTTGAATGGAATCGTAAGGATTCTTTTCTTACTTGGAAAAAACACGAACTTTTTTGGGGAGATCAAAAGTTAAATCCGTCTTTATTCGGAGATCATAATTATAGAAACATGGAAGTTGCAATTCGAGTTTGTTCCGAAATTTTGAAAATTCAAAACCCTTCTGGTTATAAAGAAGGAATTGCAAAGGCGATCGATTCTTTTCCGGGTGTTAAAAGGAGACAGGATATACTTTTCCAATCTCCGAACTCGATCGTAATGGAAGATTTTGCACATCATCCGGTAGCAGTACACGAAACAATTCATGCAGTTAAAAAAAGATTTCACGGTTATAAGATCATTTCTTTGTTCGAGCCTAGAAGTGCTACCTCTCATAGAAATGTATTTCAAAAAGAATATTCATATTCTTTTATAGGTTCCGATTTAACCATTCTTACTGAAATCCATAATCTTAAAAAAGTATCAAAGGATATTCGTCTGGATGTAAAAAAGTTAGTTCAAAAGCTTTTAAAAAATTCCAAAACGATTCCGGTTTATGCGAAGGATCCTAAGGAGTTGCTCGTTAAACTTGAGAAAATGATTTCACAATTTACGGGTCAAAAAATTCTAATCTTAGCCATGTCCAACGGATCTTTCGGAGGTATTTATCCAGGGCTTGTTGAGTTGGCTCGGAAACACGTATGA